Below is a genomic region from Escherichia ruysiae.
GCAATACGCCGGGCACGCGAAGCGCGTCATGATGGGCGTCTGGTCGTTTTTACGCCAGTTTATGTACACCAAATTTGTGATCGTTTGCGATGATGATGTCAACGCACGCGACTGGAACGATGTGATTTGGGCGATTACTACCCGTATGGACCCAGCGCGGGATACGGTGCTGGTTGAAAACACGCCCATTGATTATCTGGATTTTGCCTCGCCTGTTTCCGGGCTGGGTTCAAAAATGGGGCTGGATGCCACGAATAAATGGCCAGGGGAAACCCAGCGCGAGTGGGGGCGTCCTATCAAAAAAGATCCGGACGTTGTCGCGCGTATTGACGCAATCTGGGATGAGCTGGCTATTTTTAACAACGGTAAAAGCGCCTGAGGCGCGTTTGTATTGCCCTATTTATCGATCCGACAGAGAAAGCGCATGACAACCTTAAGCTGTAAAGTGACCTCGGTAGAAGCTATCACGGATACTGTATATCGTGTCCGAATCGTGCCAGACGCGGCCTTTTCTTTTCGTGCTGGTCAGTATTTGATGGTAGTGATGGACGAGCGCGATAAACGCCCGTTCTCAATGGCCTCGACGCCGGATGAAAAAGGTTTCATTGAGCTGCATATTGGCGCTTCTGAAATCAACCTTTACGCGAAAGCAGTCATGGATCGCATTCTTAAAGATCATCAAATCGTGGTCGATATTCCGCACGGTGAGGCATGGCTGCGCGATGATGAAGAACGTCCAATGATTCTCATCGCGGGCGGCACCGGTTTCTCTTATGCGCGCTCGATTTTGCTGACGGCGCTGGCGCGTAATCCCAATCGTGATATCACCATTTACTGGGGCGGGCGTGAAGAGCAGCATCTTTATGATCTCTCCGAGCTTGAGGCGCTTTCGCTTAAGCATCCTGGTCTGCAAGTGGTGCCGGTGGTTGAACAACCGGAAGCGGGCTGGCGCGGTCGTACTGGCACGGTTTTAACAGCGGTGTTGCAGGATCACGGTACGCTGGCGGAGCATGATATCTACATTGCCGGACGTTTTGAGATGGCGAAAATAGCCCGTGACCTGTTTTGCAGTGAGCGTAATGCGCGGGAAGATCGCCTGTTTGGAGATGCGTTTGCGTTTATCTAAGCCATAAAAAACCCGCCCCTGACAGGCGGGAAGAACGGCAACTAAAACTTTATCAGTGGCATTTAGATCTATGTCGCATCCGGCAAACAGTGCCTGATGCGACGCTGTCGCGTCTTATCAGGCCTACAATTGGTGCCGGATCGGTAGACCGGATAAGGCGTCACGCCGCATCCGGCAAGTGTTTAAACCCGCTCAAACACCGTCGCAATACCCTGACCCAGACCGATACACATCGTCGCCAGACCAAACTGGACGTCTTTGCGTTCCATCAGATTCAGCAGCGTGGTACTGATACGCGCACCGGAACAACCCAGCGGATGACCCAGCGCGATCGCGCCACCGTTGAGGTTGATCTTCTCGTCAATCTGTTCCATCAGTCCCAGATCTTTAATACACGGCAGGATCTGCGCGGCAAAGGCTTCGTTCATTTCAAACACGCCGATGTCGCTGGCAGAAAGCCCCGCTTTTTTCAACGCCAGCTTAGAGGCCGGAACCGGGCCGTAACCCATAATCGACGGATCACAACCAACAACCGCCATCGAACGCACACGGGCGCGCGGCTTAAGACCTAATTCACGGGCGCGGCTTTCACTCATTACCAGCATGGCAGCTGCGCCATCGGAGAGCGCAGAAGATGTACCCGCCGTTACCGTACCGTTTACTGGATCAAACGCCGGACGCAGTGTGGCGAGGGCTTCCACGGTTGTTTCCGGGCGAATCACTTCGTCGTAATTAAACTGTTTCAGTACGCCGTCGGCATCGTGACCACCGGTCGGGATGATTTCATTTTTAAATGCCCCCGACTGCGTGGCGGCCCAGGCGCGAGCGTGTGATCGCGCGGCAAAGGCATCCTGCATTTCACGGCTGATACCGTGCATACGCGCCAGCATTTCTGCCGTTAAGCCCATCATGCCCGCCGCTTTGGCGACATTGCGGCTCAGGCCGGGGTGAAAATCGACGCCGTGACTCATCGGCACATGGCCCATATGCTCCACGCCGCCAACCAGACATGCCTGCGCATCGCCGGTCATGATCATTCGTGCTGCGTCATGCAGTGCCTGCATGGATGAACCACACAAGCGATTGACGGTAACCGCCGGGACAGAGTGCGGCACTTCTGCCAACAGCGCCGCGTTACGGGCGATATTAAAACCCTGCTCCAGCGTTTGCTGCACACAGCCCCAGTAAATATCATCGAGAGCAGCCGCGTCCAGCGCCGGATTACGCGCCAGCAGGCTACGCATTAAATGAGCGGAGAGATCTTCCGCACGCACGTTACGAAAAGCACCGCCCTTCGAACGGCCCATCGGGGTGCGAATTGCATCGACAATGACAACCTGTTCCATTGTGACTCCTTAAGCCGTTTTCAGGTCGCCAACCGGACGGGCTGGCTCAACCGGGGATAGTACGGTTCGTTATGACGTGCTTTATTACGCAGACCTTCCGGCACTTCATACAGCGGGCCGAGGTGCTGATATTGCTGTGCCATATCGAGGTATTTCGCGCTGCCGAGGGTGTCCAGCCAGCGGAACGCGCCGCCGTGGAACGGAGGGAAGCCCAGGCCGTAGACCAGCGCCATATCCGCTTCTGCCGGAGTGGCGATAATGCCCTCTTCCAGACAGCGCACCACTTCGTTGACCATCGGGATCATCATGCGGGTGATAATCTCTTCCTCGCTGAAATCGCGCTTCGGCTGGCTGACTTCTGCCAGCAGGTCGTCAACGGCGGCGTCTTCTTCTTTCTTCGGCTTACCTTTGCTGTCTTCTTTATAACGCCAGAAACCGAGGCCGTTCTTCTGACCAAAGCGGTTGGCATCAAACAGCGCGTCGATGGCATCGCGATAATCTTTCTGCATCCGCTGCGGGAAACCCGCTGCCATCACGGCCTGAGCGTGGTGCGCGGTATCAACCCCCACGACATCCAGCAGGTATGCCGGACCCATTGGCCAGCCGAACTGTTTTTCCATCACTTTGTCGATTTTGCGGAAGTCCGCGCCGTCGCGTAGCAACTGGCTGAATCCGGCGAAGTAGGGAAACAGTACGCGGTTAACGAAGAAGCCGGGGCAGTCGTTCACCACAATCGGCGTCTTGCCCATCTTGCTCGCCCAGGCGACGACTTTAGCGATGGTTTCGTCGGAGCTTTTCTCACCGCGAATAATTTCCACCAACGGCATCCGGTGCACCGGGTTAAAGAAGTGCATCCCGCAGAAGTTTTTCGGGCGTTCCAGCGCATTGGCCAGTTCGCTGATAGGAATGGTTGAAGTATTAGAAGCCAGCACGGTATCCGGGCGAACTTTTTGTTCGGTTTCTGCCAGCACGGCTTTTTTCACTTTCGGGTTTTCAACAACCGCTTCTACCACAACATCCACACGGTCAAACCCGGCGTAGTCGAGCGTTGGGTGGATCGTGGAGATCACGCCAGCCAGTTTCAGACCATCGATCTTGCCGCGCTCAAGCTGCTTGTTCAGCAGTTTCGCGGCTTCGGTCATGCCGAGGGTTAACGACTTGTCGTTGATATCTTTCATGACAACCGGCACGCCCTTCCACGCGGACTGGTAAGCGATACCGCCGCCCATAATGCCTGCGCCCAGCACGGCGGCCTGTTTCGGGGTTTCAACGTCTTTGGTGAGTTTCTTCGCTTTGCCTTTTACATATTGATCGTTAAGGAAAATGCCGACCAGTGCGCGAGCTTCGTTGGTGTGCGCCAGCGGGACAAAACTTTTGTTTTCCAGGTTTAAGGCTTCTTCACGGCTAAAACGGGCAGCCGCTTCAATAGTTCTTACTGCGGTGATGGGGGCTGGATAATGTTTCCCCGCCGTTTGCGCGACCATCCCTTTAGCGATGGTGAAGCTCATGGTGGCTTCAATCTTGCTCAGTTTTAGCGGTTCCAGCTTCGGTTGACGTTTCGCTTTCCAGTCGAGGTCGCCGTTAATGGCCTGGCGTAAAATCGCCATTGCGCCTTCAAGTAGTTTTTCTGCTTTGACTACGCCATCCACCAGACCGATTTTCAGCGCCTGATCCGCGCCGACATCTTTACCGGCGGCAATGATTTCCAGCGCACTGTCAGCGCCCAGCATACGTGGCATACGCACGGAGCCGCCAAAGCCCGGCATGATGCCCAGTTTGGTTTCCGGCAGACCGATACGCAGATCCGGCGTCGCCAGACGATAATCGGTCGCCAGCACGCATTCGCAGCCACCGCCCAGCGCATAGCCGTTGACGGCAGCAATGGTCGGCACCGGCAGATCTTCCAGGCGATTAAACACGCTATTGGCAAAGTGCAGCCACTGGCTTAACTGTTCTTCGGGAACGAGGAACAGGGACAAAAATTCGGTGATATCAGCACCGACGATAAAGGCTGCTTTGTTCGAACGCAGCAGCAGCCCTTTTAAATCTGATTGCTGTTCCAGCACACCGATGGCCTCGCCAAGGCTGGCGACGGTCGCAGTGTCGAGTTTATTAACTGAGCCTGGGGCATCAAATACCAGTTCGGCAATGCCATCTTCCAGCCAGTCAAGGTACAGGGTGTCGCCTTTGTAAAGCATGTCAGTCTCCTGAATCCGCAAGGTGATCTGGTCGTACCAGATGAAGCGAAGTGTGTATTTTGTGTTAAAAATATGCAAACAAAAGATTAAGGAAATGCCGATTCGATCACGCTCGGCAGAAATCACGCTCTGTATTAACGTTGTGCTAAGATGCGGAGACTTAAGGTCAAAAAAACAGAAGGGTAAAAAATGGAATCACTGGCCTCGCTCTATAAAAATCATATAGCTACCTTACAGGAACGGACTCGCGATGCGCTGGCGCGTTTCAAGCTGGATGCATTACTTATTCACTCCGGCGAGCTATTCAACGTTTTTCTCGACGATCATCCCTATCCGTTTAAAGTGAACCCGCAATTCAAAGCGTGGGTGCCGGTAACTCAGGTGCCAAACTGCTGGCTGCTGGTGGATGGCGTGAACAAGCCGAAACTGTGGTTTTATCTGCCGGTTGATTACTGGCACAACGTCGAACCGCTGCCGACCTCCTTCTGGACTGAAGATGTGGAAGTGATCGCGCTGCCGAAAGCCGATGGCATTGGTAGCCTGCTGCCTGCTGCGCGCGGCAATATCGGTTATATCGGTCCGGTGCCGGAACGTGCGCTGCAACTGGGTATTGAGGCCAGTAATATCAACCCGAAAGGGGTTATCGACTACCTGCATTACTACCGCTCCTTCAAAACCGAGTACGAACTGGCCTGTATGCGTGAAGCGCAGAAAATGGCGGTCAACGGTCATCGCGCGGCGGAAGAAGCCTTCCGTTCTGGCATGAGCGAGTTCGATATCAATATTGCCTATCTGACCGCGACCGGTCATCGTGATACCGACGTGCCTTACAGCAACATTGTGGCGCTTAACGAACATGCTGCGGTGCTGCATTACACCAAACTGGATCATCAGGCGCCGGAAGAGATGCGCAGCTTCCTGCTGGATGCCGGGGCAGAATATAACGGCTATGCGGCTGACCTGACCCGTACCTGGTCGGCAAAAAGCGACAACGACTATGCACAGCTGGTGAAAGACGTAAATGATGAACAACTGGCACTGATCGCCACCATGAAAGCGGGCGTCAGCTATGTGGATTACCACATCCAGTTCCATCAACGCATCGCCAAACTGCTGCGTAAACATCAAATCATCACCGATATGAGTGAAGAAGCGATGGTCGAAAACGATCTCACCGGACCGTTTATGCCGCACGGTATTGGCCATCCGCTTGGTCTGCAGGTGCATGACGTAGCCGGTTTTATGCAGGATGATAGCGGTACGCACCTCGCGGCACCGGCAAAATATCCGTACCTGCGTTGCACCCGTATTCTCCAGCCAGGCATGGTTTTAACCATCGAACCGGGTATCTACTTCATCGAATCGTTGCTGGCGCCGTGGCGTGAAGGGCAGTTCAGCAAACATTTCAACTGGCAGAAAATTGAAGCACTGAAACCGTTCGGCGGCATTCGTATCGAAGACAACGTGGTGATCCACGAAAACAACGTGGAAAACATGACCCGGGATCTGAAACTGGCGTGATGGAAAGCTGGTTAATTCCTGCGGCACCGGTCACGGTTGTTGAAGAGATCAAAAAGAGCCGCTTCATTACGCTGTTGGCACATACCGATGGCGTCGAGGCGGCGAAAGCGTTTGTTGAATCGGTAAGGGCAGAGCACCCCGATGCCCGCCACCATTGCGTGGCGTGGGTAGCTGGCGCACCGGATGATTCTCAACAACTGGGTTTCTCTGATGATGGAGAACCGGCAGGAACGGCAGGTAAACCGATGCTCGCCCAACTAATGGGCAGCGGCGTCGGGGAAATTACCGCTGTGGTGGTGCGCTACTACGGCGGCATCTTGCTGGGCACTGGTGGGTTAGTGAAAGCGTATGGCGGTGGCGTGAATCAGGCGCTGCGCCAGCTAACGACCCAACGCAAGACGCCATTAACCGAATATACTTTGCAATGTGAATATAGTCAGTTAACCGGCATTGAAGCGTTGCTGGGGCAGTGTGGCGGCAAAATTATCAACAGTGATTATCAGGCATTCGTTCTGCTGCGGGTGGCGCTTCCGGCGGCGAAAGTGGCTGAATTTTCCGCAAAGCTGGCGGATTTTAGCCGTGGTTCATTGCAATTGTTAGCGATTGAAGAATAATCCCCACTTCGTTTTGCAGAACTAAGGAAGCGGCAGAGATGCATTTTCGCGCCATTACCCGAATCGTTGGACTACTGGTCATCTTATTTTCAGGGACCATGATTATCCCTGGGCTGGTAGCACTCATCTACCGGGATGGGGCAGGCCGCGCTTTTACCCAGACCTTTTTTGTCGCCCTCGCCATTGGCTCTATGCTGTGGTGGCCGAACCGTAAAGAGAAGGGCGAACTGAAATCCCGCGAAGGGTTTCTGATTGTGGTGCTGTTCTGGACGGTGCTGGGTAGCGTCGGTGCGCTCCCTTTTATCTTCTCGGAAAGCCCGAACCTCACGATTACCGATGCGTTTTTTGAATCTTTCTCCGGCCTGACCACCACCGGGGCCACTACACTGGTGGGGCTGGATTCACTTCCTCATGCGATTCTTTTTTATCGCCAGATGCTGCAATGGTTTGGCGGGATGGGGATCATCGTGCTGGCGGTAGCGATACTGCCTATCCTCGGCGTTGGTGGGATGCAGCTCTATCGTGCAGAAATGCCCGGCCCGCTGAAAGATAATAAAATGCGCCCGCGTATTGCGGAAACGGCGAAAACCTTGTGGCTGATTTATGTCTTGCTGACCGTCGCCTGTGCGCTGGCGTTATGGTTTGCCGGAATGGATGCTTTTGATGCCATCGGCCATAGCTTTGCGACTATCGCCATCGGCGGCTTCTCGACACATGATGCCAGCGTCGGTTATTTCGACAGCCCGACGATTAACACCATCATTGCTATCTTCCTGCTAATCTCCGGCTGTAACTACGGTCTACACTTTTCGCTGTTAAGTGGGCGCAGTCTGAAGGTTTATTGGCGCGATCCGGAATTTCGCATGTTTATCGGCGTACAGTTTACGCTGGTGGTTATTTGTACACTCGTTCTGTGGTTTCATAATGTCTACAGTTCGGCGCTGATGACGATTAACCAGGCATTTTTCCAGGTGGTGTCTATGGCGACGACTGCCGGATTTACGACAGACAGCATTGCCCGTTGGCCGCTCTTCTTGCCAGTACTGCTGTTATGCTCTGCTTTTATCGGTGGTTGCGCCGGGTCAACGGGCGGTGGCCTGAAAGTGATCCGCATCCTGCTGCTGTTCAAGCAGGGGAACCGTGAGCTGAAACGACTGGTGCATCCGAACGCCGTCTACAGCATTAAGCTGGGGAATCGCGCACTGCCGGAACGTATCCTCGAAGCCGTTTGGGGATTTTTCTCCGCCTATGCATTGGTGTTTATTGTCAGTATGCTGGCGATTATCGCCACGGGCGTGGATGACTTTTCTGCCTTTGCCTCGGTTGTTGCGACATTGAATAACCTGGGGCCAGGGCTTGGCGTGGTTGCTGATAACTTTACCAGTATGAACCCGGTGGCTAAATGGATCCTGATTGCCAACATGCTGTTTGGTCGTCTGGAGGTCTTTACATTGCTGGTGCTCTTTACCCCGACTTTCTGGCGTGAATGATGGAGTAATACGTGAAAACATTAATTCTTTTCTCAACAAGGGACGGACAAACGCGCGAGATTGCCTCCTACCTGGCTTCGGAATTGAAAGAACTGGGGATCCAGGCGGATGTCGCTAATGTGCACCGCATTGAAGAGCCACAGTGGGAAAACTACGATCGCGTGGTTATTGGCGCTTCTATTCGCTACGGTCACTACCATTCTGCGTTCCAGGAATTTGTCAAAAACATGCGACGCAGCTGAACTCGATGCCGAGCGCCTTTTACTCCGTGAATCTGGTGGCGCGCAAACCGGAGAAGCGTACTGTGCAGACCAATAGCTACGCGCGGAAGTTTCTGATGAACTCGCAATGGCGTCCCGATCGCTGTGCAGTCATTGCCGGGGCGCTGCGTTATCCACGCTATCGTTGGTACGACCGCTTTATGATCAAGCTGATTATGAAGATGTCAGGCGGAGAAACGGATACGCGCAAAGAAGTTGTCTACACCGATTGGGAGCAAGTGGCGAATTTCGCCCGAGAAATCGCCCATTTAACCGACAAACCGACGCTGAAATAAGCATAAAGAATAAAAAACGCGCATTCGGAAAATTATTTTAAATTTCCTCTTGTCAGCTCAGAATAACTCCCTATAATGCGCCACCACTGACACGGAACAACGGCAAACACGCCGCCGGGTCAGCGGGATTCTCCTGAGAATCTCAACAGAGAAAAGCAAAAAAATGCTTGACTCTGTAGCGGGAAAGTGTATTATGCACACCCCGCGCCGCTGAGAAAAAGCGAAGCGGCACTGCTCTTTAACAATTTATCAGACAATCTGTGTGGGCACTCGAAGATACGGATTCTTAACGTCGCAAGACGATAAATGAATACCAAGTCTCAAGAGTGAACACGTAATTCATTACGAAGTTTAATTCTTTGAGCATCAAACTTTTAAATTGAAGAGTTTGATCATGGCTCAGATTGAACGCTGGCGGCAGGCCTAACACATGCAAGTCGAACGGTAACAGGAAGAAGCTTGCTTCTTTGCTGACGAGTGGCGGACGGGTGAGTAATGTCTGGGAAACTGCCCGATGGAGGGGGATAACTACTGGAAACGGTAGCTAATACCGCATAACGTCGCAAGACCAAAGAGGGGGACCTTCGGGCCTCTTGCCATCGGATGTGCCCAGATGGGATTAGCTAGTAGGTGGGGTAACGGCTCACCTAGGCGACGATCCCTAGCTGGTCTGAGAGGATGACCAGCCACACTGGAACTGAGACACGGTCCAGACTCCTACGGGAGGCAGCAGTGGGGAATATTGCACAATGGGCGCAAGCCTGATGCAGCCATGCCGCGTGTATGAAGAAGGCCTTCGGGTTGTAAAGTACTTTCAGCGGGGAGGAAGGGAGTAAAGTTAATACCTTTGCTCATTGACGTTACCCGCAGAAGAAGCACCGGCTAACTCCGTGCCAGCAGCCGCGGTAATACGGAGGGTGCAAGCGTTAATCGGAATTACTGGGCGTAAAGCGCACGCAGGCGGTCTGTTAAGTCAGA
It encodes:
- the trkH gene encoding Trk system potassium transporter TrkH, coding for MHFRAITRIVGLLVILFSGTMIIPGLVALIYRDGAGRAFTQTFFVALAIGSMLWWPNRKEKGELKSREGFLIVVLFWTVLGSVGALPFIFSESPNLTITDAFFESFSGLTTTGATTLVGLDSLPHAILFYRQMLQWFGGMGIIVLAVAILPILGVGGMQLYRAEMPGPLKDNKMRPRIAETAKTLWLIYVLLTVACALALWFAGMDAFDAIGHSFATIAIGGFSTHDASVGYFDSPTINTIIAIFLLISGCNYGLHFSLLSGRSLKVYWRDPEFRMFIGVQFTLVVICTLVLWFHNVYSSALMTINQAFFQVVSMATTAGFTTDSIARWPLFLPVLLLCSAFIGGCAGSTGGGLKVIRILLLFKQGNRELKRLVHPNAVYSIKLGNRALPERILEAVWGFFSAYALVFIVSMLAIIATGVDDFSAFASVVATLNNLGPGLGVVADNFTSMNPVAKWILIANMLFGRLEVFTLLVLFTPTFWRE
- a CDS encoding IMPACT family protein, with product MESWLIPAAPVTVVEEIKKSRFITLLAHTDGVEAAKAFVESVRAEHPDARHHCVAWVAGAPDDSQQLGFSDDGEPAGTAGKPMLAQLMGSGVGEITAVVVRYYGGILLGTGGLVKAYGGGVNQALRQLTTQRKTPLTEYTLQCEYSQLTGIEALLGQCGGKIINSDYQAFVLLRVALPAAKVAEFSAKLADFSRGSLQLLAIEE
- the fre gene encoding NAD(P)H-flavin reductase is translated as MTTLSCKVTSVEAITDTVYRVRIVPDAAFSFRAGQYLMVVMDERDKRPFSMASTPDEKGFIELHIGASEINLYAKAVMDRILKDHQIVVDIPHGEAWLRDDEERPMILIAGGTGFSYARSILLTALARNPNRDITIYWGGREEQHLYDLSELEALSLKHPGLQVVPVVEQPEAGWRGRTGTVLTAVLQDHGTLAEHDIYIAGRFEMAKIARDLFCSERNAREDRLFGDAFAFI
- the fadA gene encoding acetyl-CoA C-acyltransferase FadA, whose protein sequence is MEQVVIVDAIRTPMGRSKGGAFRNVRAEDLSAHLMRSLLARNPALDAAALDDIYWGCVQQTLEQGFNIARNAALLAEVPHSVPAVTVNRLCGSSMQALHDAARMIMTGDAQACLVGGVEHMGHVPMSHGVDFHPGLSRNVAKAAGMMGLTAEMLARMHGISREMQDAFAARSHARAWAATQSGAFKNEIIPTGGHDADGVLKQFNYDEVIRPETTVEALATLRPAFDPVNGTVTAGTSSALSDGAAAMLVMSESRARELGLKPRARVRSMAVVGCDPSIMGYGPVPASKLALKKAGLSASDIGVFEMNEAFAAQILPCIKDLGLMEQIDEKINLNGGAIALGHPLGCSGARISTTLLNLMERKDVQFGLATMCIGLGQGIATVFERV
- the pepQ gene encoding Xaa-Pro dipeptidase — translated: MESLASLYKNHIATLQERTRDALARFKLDALLIHSGELFNVFLDDHPYPFKVNPQFKAWVPVTQVPNCWLLVDGVNKPKLWFYLPVDYWHNVEPLPTSFWTEDVEVIALPKADGIGSLLPAARGNIGYIGPVPERALQLGIEASNINPKGVIDYLHYYRSFKTEYELACMREAQKMAVNGHRAAEEAFRSGMSEFDINIAYLTATGHRDTDVPYSNIVALNEHAAVLHYTKLDHQAPEEMRSFLLDAGAEYNGYAADLTRTWSAKSDNDYAQLVKDVNDEQLALIATMKAGVSYVDYHIQFHQRIAKLLRKHQIITDMSEEAMVENDLTGPFMPHGIGHPLGLQVHDVAGFMQDDSGTHLAAPAKYPYLRCTRILQPGMVLTIEPGIYFIESLLAPWREGQFSKHFNWQKIEALKPFGGIRIEDNVVIHENNVENMTRDLKLA